One Acinetobacter colistiniresistens DNA segment encodes these proteins:
- the atpA gene encoding F0F1 ATP synthase subunit alpha, producing MQQLNPSEISALIKQRIGDLDTSATAKNEGTIVMVSDGIVRIHGLADAMYGEMIEFDGGLFGMALNLEQDSVGAVVLGNYLSLQEGQKARCTGRVLEVPVGPELLGRVVDALGNPIDGKGPIDAKLTDAVEKVAPGVIWRQSVDEPVQTGYKSVDTMIPVGRGQRELIIGDRQTGKTAMAIDAIIAQKNSGIKCVYVAIGQKQSTIANVVRKLEETGAMAYTTVVAAAAADPAAMQYLAPYSGCTMGEYFRDRGEDALIIYDDLSKQAVAYRQISLLLRRPPGREAYPGDVFYLHSRLLERASRVSADYVEKFTNGAVTGQTGSLTALPIIETQAGDVSAFVPTNVISITDGQIFLETSLFNAGIRPAVNAGISVSRVGGSAQTKIIKKLSGGIRTALAQYRELAAFAQFASDLDEATRKQLEHGQRVTELMKQKQYAPYSIADQAVSVYASNEGYMADVEVKKIVDFDAALISYFRSEYAALMQQIDETGDYNKDIEAAIKSGIESFKATQTY from the coding sequence ATGCAACAACTGAATCCATCCGAGATCAGTGCGCTCATTAAACAGCGTATCGGCGATCTGGACACCAGCGCGACCGCGAAGAATGAAGGTACCATCGTCATGGTATCTGACGGTATCGTGCGTATTCACGGTCTTGCAGATGCAATGTACGGTGAAATGATCGAATTCGACGGCGGCTTATTTGGTATGGCACTGAACCTAGAACAGGATTCAGTGGGTGCCGTTGTTTTAGGTAACTACCTAAGCCTGCAAGAAGGTCAAAAAGCTCGTTGCACAGGTCGTGTATTAGAAGTTCCGGTTGGTCCTGAACTTCTTGGCCGTGTCGTAGACGCTTTGGGTAACCCAATTGATGGTAAAGGCCCGATTGATGCAAAACTAACGGATGCTGTTGAAAAAGTAGCACCAGGTGTAATTTGGCGTCAGTCTGTCGACGAACCTGTTCAAACTGGTTATAAATCAGTTGATACCATGATCCCTGTAGGTCGTGGTCAGCGTGAGTTGATTATTGGTGACCGTCAAACTGGTAAAACAGCAATGGCGATCGATGCGATCATCGCTCAGAAAAACTCTGGCATTAAATGTGTATACGTTGCGATTGGTCAAAAACAATCAACAATTGCAAACGTAGTACGCAAGCTAGAAGAAACTGGCGCTATGGCGTATACAACTGTTGTCGCAGCTGCGGCCGCTGATCCTGCAGCAATGCAGTATTTAGCTCCGTATTCTGGCTGTACAATGGGTGAATACTTCCGTGATCGTGGTGAAGATGCGTTAATCATTTATGATGATTTGTCTAAGCAAGCTGTTGCTTACCGTCAAATTTCATTATTGTTACGTCGTCCACCAGGTCGTGAAGCGTATCCAGGTGACGTATTCTATCTTCACTCGCGTCTTCTTGAACGTGCTTCGCGCGTTTCAGCTGATTATGTTGAGAAATTCACGAACGGTGCAGTAACAGGTCAAACTGGTTCTTTAACTGCATTACCGATCATTGAAACTCAAGCAGGTGACGTATCTGCATTCGTACCAACCAACGTAATCTCGATTACTGACGGTCAGATCTTCTTAGAAACATCATTATTCAACGCAGGTATTCGTCCTGCTGTGAACGCGGGTATCTCGGTATCACGTGTTGGTGGTTCAGCTCAAACTAAGATCATCAAAAAATTGTCTGGTGGTATCCGTACTGCTCTAGCACAATACCGTGAATTGGCTGCGTTTGCTCAGTTTGCTTCTGACCTTGATGAAGCAACACGTAAGCAACTTGAGCATGGTCAACGTGTAACTGAGTTAATGAAGCAAAAACAATATGCTCCATACTCAATTGCTGACCAAGCTGTTTCTGTATATGCATCGAACGAAGGCTATATGGCTGACGTAGAAGTGAAGAAAATCGTAGACTTTGATGCTGCGTTAATCTCTTACTTCCGCTCTGAATATGCTGCGTTAATGCAACAGATCGATGAAACTGGTGATTACAACAAAGACATCGAAGCAGCAATCAAATCAGGTATTGAGAGCTTCAAAGCGACTCAAACTTACTAA
- a CDS encoding F0F1 ATP synthase subunit delta translates to MAELLTLARPYAKAAFAYASEQNATDAWSNALQLLGAAVQDEAFSAYLNRPELTPAEQVGLFAKVLGEDQSQSVSNFLTLLADNDRLVLLPEIAAEYELLKSQNNNTLEVEIESAFPMDATQEHILAHALEKRFNRTVHVTVNVNPALIAGVVIRAGDQVIDDSALNKLEKMRTRLLA, encoded by the coding sequence ATGGCTGAACTCTTGACGTTAGCACGCCCGTACGCCAAAGCAGCATTTGCTTATGCATCTGAGCAGAATGCAACTGACGCTTGGTCAAATGCGTTACAACTGCTCGGTGCTGCGGTGCAAGACGAAGCATTTTCCGCTTATTTAAATCGCCCTGAGCTGACTCCTGCGGAACAAGTAGGTCTTTTTGCGAAGGTTTTAGGTGAAGATCAGTCTCAATCAGTGTCAAATTTCTTGACCTTGCTTGCAGACAACGATCGTTTGGTTTTATTGCCTGAAATCGCAGCAGAATACGAATTACTTAAATCGCAGAACAACAACACATTGGAAGTAGAGATTGAATCTGCTTTTCCAATGGATGCGACACAAGAGCATATTTTAGCTCACGCGCTTGAAAAACGTTTTAACAGAACAGTTCATGTCACTGTTAACGTTAATCCAGCGTTGATCGCAGGTGTTGTGATTCGTGCAGGCGACCAAGTGATAGATGACTCTGCGCTTAACAAGCTTGAAAAAATGCGGACTCGTCTTCTTGCCTAA
- a CDS encoding F0F1 ATP synthase subunit B, with amino-acid sequence MNINLTLIGQAIAFAIFVAFCMKFVWPPLINAISERQRKIADGLNAAEKAKADLADAQAQVKAELDAAKAQAAQLIEQANRRAAQLIEEARTQASAEGERIRQQAKETVDQDINSAREELRQQVAALAVAGAEKILNQQVDAEAHNAMLNQLAAKL; translated from the coding sequence ATGAATATCAACCTCACATTGATTGGCCAGGCAATTGCATTTGCGATCTTTGTCGCATTCTGCATGAAGTTTGTTTGGCCACCACTAATCAATGCGATTAGTGAGCGTCAGCGTAAAATCGCTGATGGCTTAAATGCTGCTGAAAAAGCAAAAGCTGACCTTGCTGATGCGCAAGCACAAGTTAAGGCAGAATTAGACGCAGCAAAAGCACAAGCGGCTCAATTGATCGAACAAGCGAACCGTCGTGCAGCACAATTGATCGAAGAAGCGCGTACCCAAGCATCTGCTGAAGGTGAGCGTATTCGTCAACAGGCGAAAGAAACTGTTGATCAAGACATCAATTCTGCTCGCGAAGAATTACGTCAACAAGTTGCTGCTTTGGCAGTTGCTGGCGCAGAAAAAATTCTGAACCAACAAGTTGACGCAGAAGCTCATAATGCCATGCTGAATCAGCTGGCTGCTAAACTTTAA
- the atpE gene encoding F0F1 ATP synthase subunit C: MELTLGLVAIASAILIAFGALGTAIGFGLLGGRFLEAVARQPELAPQLQTRMFLIAGLLDAVPMIGVGIGLFFIFANPFVG; encoded by the coding sequence GCAATTGCATCTGCTATCTTGATCGCTTTCGGTGCTTTAGGTACTGCGATTGGTTTCGGTCTTTTAGGCGGTCGCTTCTTAGAAGCTGTTGCTCGTCAACCAGAATTGGCTCCACAACTTCAAACTCGTATGTTCTTAATTGCGGGTCTTCTTGATGCTGTGCCTATGATCGGTGTTGGTATTGGCTTGTTCTTCATCTTCGCTAATCCATTTGTAGGTTAA